One Deinococcus aerius genomic region harbors:
- a CDS encoding metallophosphoesterase family protein, with the protein MRVLVLSDTHGLLRPEVLTLAGEADAVLHAGDVGKPGVLEALRVVTPGPVHAVRGNVDRTPPLSALPETLLAELEGVWVYLLHDRNDLDLEPGAAGVRVVISGHTHAPRMEERGGVLFLNPGSVGPRRFRLPVACAWLHLEGGGVRAEPVTLEP; encoded by the coding sequence ATGCGCGTCCTCGTCCTCTCCGACACCCACGGCCTGCTGCGCCCCGAAGTTCTGACGCTGGCCGGGGAGGCGGACGCCGTGTTGCACGCGGGCGACGTGGGCAAACCCGGGGTGCTCGAGGCCCTGCGTGTGGTCACGCCGGGTCCCGTCCATGCCGTGCGCGGCAATGTGGACCGGACGCCTCCTCTCTCCGCACTTCCAGAAACGTTGCTCGCCGAGTTGGAGGGCGTCTGGGTCTACCTCCTGCATGACCGGAACGACCTCGACCTGGAGCCGGGGGCGGCGGGCGTCCGGGTCGTGATCAGCGGGCACACGCACGCCCCGAGGATGGAGGAGCGCGGCGGCGTCCTCTTTCTAAATCCCGGCTCGGTGGGGCCGCGCCGCTTCCGGCTGCCGGTGGCGTGCGCGTGGCTGCATCTGGAGGGCGGCGGGGTGCGGGCCGAGCCGGTGACGCTGGAGCCGTGA
- a CDS encoding MBL fold metallo-hydrolase translates to MTASAPALTRVHGTLHALQVPIPYPMRTVTVLIDTGGPVTLIDAALDTPEARRAIEDGLTALGLHWPDVERVIITHHHPDHYGLAGVVEERSGAQVQMLDVEIGRGERYWHMWEEWLPGHIKHMRDHGLPNELLETLGAESRRTRARVNPASRVEPLREGQTVPLAGGEWEVLWLPGHADGHLGLWNEDESLLIAGDAILPRISPNIGLYAYTRPDPLGDYLQTLGKLEALNPARAVVGHHGPVMEGVQARARQLRAHHHERLDFIRAEAGREPRDAYQLSLAMFPRDLNTAGRRFALAETLAHAEHLRLLGQLARTWQGEAWVYHG, encoded by the coding sequence ATGACCGCCTCCGCCCCCGCCCTGACCCGCGTTCACGGCACGCTGCACGCCCTGCAGGTGCCCATCCCCTACCCCATGAGGACGGTGACGGTGCTGATCGACACGGGCGGTCCCGTCACCCTGATCGACGCGGCGCTCGACACGCCCGAGGCGCGCCGGGCCATCGAGGATGGGCTCACGGCGCTGGGCCTGCACTGGCCGGACGTGGAGCGGGTCATCATCACGCACCACCACCCCGACCACTACGGGCTGGCGGGCGTGGTGGAGGAACGCAGCGGCGCGCAGGTGCAGATGCTCGATGTGGAGATCGGGCGCGGCGAGCGGTACTGGCACATGTGGGAGGAATGGCTGCCCGGCCACATCAAGCACATGCGCGACCACGGCCTGCCGAATGAACTGCTGGAGACGCTGGGGGCCGAGAGCCGCCGCACCCGCGCCCGGGTCAATCCCGCCAGCCGGGTCGAGCCCCTGCGCGAGGGCCAGACTGTGCCCCTGGCGGGCGGCGAGTGGGAGGTGCTGTGGCTCCCCGGCCACGCCGACGGGCACCTGGGCCTCTGGAACGAGGACGAAAGCCTCCTCATCGCCGGGGACGCGATCCTGCCGCGCATCAGCCCGAACATCGGCCTGTACGCCTACACCCGGCCCGACCCCCTGGGCGACTACCTCCAGACGCTCGGGAAACTGGAGGCGCTGAACCCCGCCCGCGCCGTCGTGGGACACCACGGCCCCGTGATGGAGGGCGTGCAGGCCCGCGCGCGGCAGCTTCGCGCCCACCACCACGAGCGGCTGGACTTCATCCGGGCGGAGGCGGGCCGGGAACCCCGTGATGCCTATCAGCTCTCCCTCGCCATGTTCCCCCGCGACCTGAACACCGCCGGGCGCCGCTTCGCCCTGGCCGAGACGCTCGCGCACGCCGAGCACCTGCGCCTGCTGGGGCAACTTGCGCGAACCTGGCAGGGGGAGGCGTGGGTGTACCACGGGTGA
- a CDS encoding class I SAM-dependent DNA methyltransferase, which produces MNSSTPTWFELFMRTLDPVQTERETEFLARQLPLPEYRHILDLCCGTGRHAHALARRGYEVVGVDRDGLAVEEARMQAPTGCLFLQADLRDIGGVPGPFDAVTILWQSFGYFDDDTNAAVLHEVHAKLRPGGRLILDVYHRGFFERHQGEQAFERGGLPVREHKRMDGPRLRVDLTYGEGRTGDSFDWRLYTPEELRDLARSRGFTCLLTCTGFDEERPASADVPRMQLVFVREENSTLSPT; this is translated from the coding sequence ATGAATTCCTCTACGCCCACGTGGTTCGAGTTGTTCATGAGGACCCTCGACCCAGTGCAGACGGAGCGGGAGACAGAGTTCCTGGCCCGTCAACTGCCCCTCCCCGAGTACCGCCACATCCTCGACTTATGCTGCGGCACCGGGCGGCACGCGCACGCGTTGGCCCGGCGGGGGTACGAGGTCGTCGGCGTGGACCGCGACGGGCTGGCGGTGGAGGAAGCCCGGATGCAGGCCCCAACGGGCTGTCTTTTTCTCCAGGCAGACCTGCGCGACATCGGCGGCGTTCCCGGCCCCTTCGACGCCGTGACCATCCTCTGGCAGAGTTTCGGGTATTTCGATGATGACACCAACGCGGCCGTTTTGCACGAAGTACACGCCAAACTCCGGCCCGGCGGGCGGCTGATCCTGGATGTGTACCACCGCGGCTTCTTCGAGCGGCACCAGGGGGAACAAGCCTTCGAGCGTGGCGGGCTGCCAGTAAGGGAGCACAAGCGGATGGACGGGCCGCGGCTGCGGGTGGACCTGACCTATGGGGAGGGCCGGACGGGCGACTCCTTCGACTGGCGGCTGTACACCCCGGAGGAGTTGCGGGACCTCGCCCGGTCACGGGGCTTTACCTGCCTGCTCACTTGCACGGGATTTGACGAGGAGCGCCCCGCCTCGGCGGACGTGCCCCGGATGCAACTGGTGTTCGTGCGTGAGGAGAACTCCACCCTCTCCCCCACCTGA
- a CDS encoding citrate/2-methylcitrate synthase, whose product MTNTANIAKGLEGVLFTETRLTFINGAEGILTHLGIPIQEWAEKSTFEELSLALLDGELPTAAELARFDADLKANRAVPQGLLDVISAMPRGIHPMQALRTAVSYLGLLDPQAEETTEEARRAIAIRMIAQFATVIAAINRAQEGQEIVAPRMDLTHAGNFLYMLTGKEPTEEQARLFDIALVLHADHGMNASTFTAIATASTLSDMYSCITSAVGALKGPLHGGANEAVMDMLDEVGTPENAEAYITAKLDRKEKIMGVGHRVYKYFDPRSRVLRDYAAHVANKEGKSNYYQILETIERVVVERMGSRGIYPNVDFYSGTVYSDLGIRKEYFTPIFALARISGWCASVIEYTRDNRLLRPDAVYTGARDQHYVPLQERQ is encoded by the coding sequence ATGACGAACACGGCCAACATCGCCAAGGGGCTGGAAGGCGTTCTCTTCACCGAGACGAGGCTGACCTTCATCAACGGGGCGGAGGGCATCCTGACGCACCTGGGCATCCCGATTCAGGAGTGGGCCGAGAAGAGCACCTTCGAGGAGCTGTCCCTCGCCCTGCTTGACGGCGAACTCCCCACGGCGGCCGAACTCGCCCGCTTCGACGCCGACCTCAAGGCGAACCGGGCCGTGCCGCAGGGGCTTCTAGACGTGATCTCGGCCATGCCCCGGGGCATTCACCCCATGCAGGCGCTGCGCACCGCCGTCTCCTACCTCGGCCTGCTCGACCCCCAGGCCGAGGAGACCACCGAGGAGGCCCGCCGCGCCATCGCCATCCGCATGATCGCGCAGTTCGCCACTGTGATTGCGGCGATCAACCGCGCCCAGGAAGGGCAGGAGATCGTGGCGCCCCGGATGGACCTCACCCACGCGGGCAACTTCCTGTACATGTTGACGGGCAAGGAGCCCACCGAGGAGCAGGCGCGGCTCTTCGACATCGCCCTCGTGCTGCACGCCGACCACGGCATGAACGCGAGCACCTTCACCGCGATTGCCACGGCGAGCACCCTCAGCGACATGTACTCCTGCATCACCTCGGCGGTCGGGGCGCTCAAGGGTCCGCTGCACGGCGGCGCCAACGAGGCCGTCATGGACATGCTCGACGAGGTGGGCACCCCGGAGAACGCCGAGGCCTACATCACCGCCAAGCTCGACCGCAAGGAAAAGATCATGGGCGTGGGGCACCGGGTCTACAAGTATTTCGACCCCCGCTCGCGCGTGCTGCGGGACTACGCGGCGCACGTCGCCAACAAGGAAGGCAAGAGCAACTACTACCAGATCCTTGAAACCATCGAGCGGGTCGTGGTGGAGCGCATGGGCTCGCGCGGCATCTACCCCAACGTGGACTTTTACAGCGGCACGGTCTACAGCGACCTGGGCATCCGCAAGGAGTACTTCACGCCGATCTTCGCGCTGGCCCGCATCTCCGGCTGGTGCGCCTCGGTGATCGAGTACACGCGCGACAACCGCCTGCTGCGCCCGGACGCGGTGTACACCGGCGCCCGCGACCAGCACTACGTGCCGCTGCAAGAGCGCCAGTAA
- the tsaB gene encoding tRNA (adenosine(37)-N6)-threonylcarbamoyltransferase complex dimerization subunit type 1 TsaB, with product MTAPAAPVTLALDTATPFLTLALAWENGEVGFSEEVGRAHAERLADAARALFGRAGLPFRADRIVIGTGPGSYTGVRVGASYALGLGRAWGAPVLGVSTLEALVRGPDGTVPAGEVAVSLDARRGNVYGAVYEVRGGVVTWVVHPPARRPLEEFEVLAAGLPHHRDVAPDGLALLRAGLAHGATQWALAYL from the coding sequence ATGACCGCTCCCGCCGCCCCCGTCACCCTCGCCCTCGACACCGCCACGCCCTTCCTGACCCTGGCGCTGGCCTGGGAGAACGGGGAGGTGGGGTTCAGTGAGGAGGTGGGCCGTGCCCACGCCGAGCGGCTGGCAGACGCCGCGCGGGCGCTGTTCGGGCGGGCGGGGTTGCCCTTCCGGGCGGACAGAATTGTGATCGGGACCGGGCCGGGATCGTACACGGGGGTGCGTGTGGGCGCGAGCTACGCGCTGGGGCTGGGACGGGCATGGGGAGCCCCCGTTCTGGGCGTCTCCACCCTGGAGGCCCTGGTGCGCGGCCCGGACGGAACGGTCCCAGCGGGCGAAGTGGCCGTCTCCCTCGACGCCCGGCGCGGCAACGTCTACGGCGCGGTGTACGAGGTCCGGGGGGGCGTGGTGACGTGGGTGGTCCATCCCCCGGCCCGGCGCCCGCTGGAGGAGTTCGAGGTCCTCGCCGCAGGTCTCCCCCACCACCGCGACGTGGCCCCAGACGGCCTCGCCCTGCTGCGGGCGGGGCTGGCGCACGGGGCGACGCAATGGGCGCTGGCGTATCTCTGA
- a CDS encoding ABC transporter substrate-binding protein: protein MRTRLTLTALLALTGAAAAAPTTLTVFMGSQQRPEIFQPIFDRFEKQNPNIRVRIETGGATSEAQNQYLTTVLAARDPSLDLFLIDVVRTATFAAAGWAEPLDAYLPNKSVYLKAFLKGPLSAATVDGKLYAMPAFTDAQFLYYRKDLLAKYGAKVPKTWDELAATAARIQKAEGGNLQGFNFQGAPIEGTVCNFLETLWGAGGNAQKVDSPAGRQGLGFLVNAVKTKLAPAASSEMKTDDSRQQFQAGNVLFGLNWSYAWAHFQGNSPQPTQVKGQVGVAPLPAFSKNPSATCTGGWQWAVSAYSKNKAAAAKLVQFMASTDVQREMAVKGAYLPVRASLYNDRAVLAANPHFKDLYRIVTAARPRPVTPAYPRVSEIIRNNVSAAVAGSKTVDAALKDMQRDLDGVLK, encoded by the coding sequence ATGCGTACCCGCCTGACCCTGACCGCCCTCCTCGCCCTGACCGGGGCCGCTGCTGCGGCGCCCACCACCCTGACCGTGTTCATGGGCAGCCAGCAGCGCCCGGAGATCTTCCAGCCCATCTTCGACCGCTTCGAGAAGCAGAACCCGAACATTCGGGTGAGGATCGAGACGGGCGGCGCCACGAGCGAGGCGCAAAACCAGTACCTCACGACGGTGCTGGCCGCGCGGGACCCCAGCCTCGACCTCTTCCTGATCGATGTGGTGAGGACCGCCACCTTTGCCGCCGCCGGGTGGGCCGAGCCGCTCGACGCTTACCTGCCGAACAAGAGCGTGTACCTCAAAGCCTTCCTGAAGGGGCCGTTGAGCGCCGCGACGGTGGACGGCAAGCTGTACGCGATGCCCGCCTTCACGGACGCGCAATTCCTGTACTACCGCAAGGACCTGCTCGCCAAGTACGGCGCCAAGGTGCCCAAAACCTGGGACGAACTCGCCGCGACCGCCGCGCGCATTCAGAAGGCGGAGGGGGGGAACCTCCAGGGCTTCAACTTCCAGGGGGCGCCCATCGAGGGCACCGTCTGCAACTTCCTGGAGACCCTCTGGGGCGCGGGCGGCAACGCGCAGAAGGTGGACAGCCCGGCCGGGCGGCAGGGGCTGGGCTTCCTGGTGAACGCGGTGAAGACGAAGCTCGCCCCCGCCGCCAGCTCCGAGATGAAGACGGACGACTCGCGCCAGCAGTTCCAGGCGGGCAACGTGCTGTTCGGCCTGAACTGGAGCTACGCCTGGGCGCACTTCCAGGGGAACAGCCCGCAGCCCACCCAGGTCAAGGGCCAGGTCGGCGTGGCGCCGTTGCCCGCCTTCAGCAAGAACCCCAGCGCGACCTGCACGGGCGGCTGGCAGTGGGCCGTCAGCGCCTACAGCAAGAACAAGGCCGCCGCCGCGAAGCTCGTGCAATTTATGGCAAGTACCGACGTTCAGCGCGAAATGGCGGTCAAGGGCGCCTACCTCCCCGTCCGGGCCAGCCTCTACAACGACAGGGCTGTCCTCGCCGCCAACCCACATTTCAAGGACCTGTACCGCATCGTGACCGCCGCCCGGCCCCGCCCCGTCACGCCCGCCTACCCGCGCGTCTCGGAGATCATCCGCAACAACGTGTCGGCGGCGGTCGCGGGCAGCAAGACGGTGGACGCGGCCCTGAAGGACATGCAGCGCGACCTGGACGGCGTGCTGAAGTGA
- a CDS encoding carbohydrate ABC transporter permease, with amino-acid sequence MRSEAGKVSTPPATRTRRRIRGDGPLAALLLAPAALLLCGVLLFPMLTTFRDSLFVNKLTEPWAGTPFVGLKQYAQMIQDPRFLNALRNTLFFGVLTVGGSFLVGIPMALLAHTPSRVRGLARVALLLPWAMPPVITGLIFAWLFNGQYGVINDVLVRGRLIGEPLRWLSTPGLAVVAMVVTIVWKTSSFVALIVLGGLQGIPRELTEAADVDGATRVQTFWRVILPLLAPSLAVAFIFRAISAVQVFDIPYTFIQQAPAQGLLETLGVYIYRTSIEFLDFGYAAALSVALFGVSLAVTLVYVRFVRGGEG; translated from the coding sequence TTGCGGAGTGAGGCCGGAAAAGTCAGCACTCCCCCCGCCACGCGGACGCGGCGCCGGATCAGGGGGGACGGCCCCCTCGCCGCCCTGCTCCTGGCCCCCGCCGCCCTGCTGCTGTGCGGCGTGCTGCTCTTTCCCATGCTGACGACCTTCCGCGACAGCCTGTTCGTGAACAAGCTGACCGAGCCGTGGGCGGGGACGCCGTTTGTCGGGCTCAAGCAGTACGCGCAGATGATTCAGGACCCGCGCTTTCTGAACGCCCTGCGCAACACCCTCTTCTTCGGGGTGCTGACGGTGGGCGGCTCGTTCCTCGTCGGCATCCCGATGGCGCTGCTGGCCCACACGCCGAGCCGGGTGCGGGGGCTGGCACGGGTCGCCCTGCTGCTCCCCTGGGCGATGCCGCCCGTCATCACCGGGTTGATCTTCGCCTGGCTGTTCAACGGGCAGTACGGGGTGATCAACGACGTGTTGGTGCGCGGGCGGCTCATCGGGGAGCCGCTCCGCTGGCTCTCCACCCCTGGCCTCGCGGTCGTGGCGATGGTCGTTACCATCGTCTGGAAGACGAGTTCTTTCGTCGCGCTGATCGTGCTGGGCGGCCTCCAGGGCATCCCGCGCGAGTTGACGGAGGCGGCGGACGTGGACGGGGCGACGCGGGTGCAGACCTTTTGGAGGGTCATCCTACCGTTGCTCGCCCCCAGCCTCGCGGTGGCCTTCATCTTCCGGGCGATCAGTGCCGTGCAGGTGTTCGACATCCCTTACACCTTCATTCAACAGGCCCCGGCGCAGGGACTGCTGGAAACGCTGGGTGTTTACATCTACCGCACGAGCATCGAGTTTCTGGACTTCGGGTACGCGGCGGCGCTCTCCGTGGCCCTCTTCGGGGTAAGCCTGGCCGTCACCCTCGTCTATGTGCGCTTCGTGCGCGGCGGGGAGGGCTGA
- a CDS encoding carbohydrate ABC transporter permease, whose protein sequence is MEQAPRLNLSERVIRALGLALLVFGGFFPLVWMLLTSLKNEGELQKFPVQYLPSHPDLGNYARVFSEQPFGTFFMNSLIVSVLSTALCVAVAVPAAYALARLEIRARGLLLTLVVAFSMLPVVSLLVPLFRLMRSGGLLNSYPALILPYAALSLPVAVLTLVAFFSAIPRDLESAAMVDGTSRVGAMTRIVLPLSLPGVVTAALLVFVNSWNEFLLALSFNTRLNMRTVSVGVTLYQGEFAFPWPLISAAVVIAVVPIVVLIAVFQKRFVAGLTAGGVKA, encoded by the coding sequence ATGGAACAGGCTCCCCGGCTGAACCTGAGTGAGCGGGTGATCCGCGCCCTCGGCCTCGCCCTGCTCGTCTTCGGCGGCTTCTTCCCGCTCGTGTGGATGCTGCTCACCAGCCTGAAGAACGAGGGGGAACTCCAGAAGTTCCCGGTCCAGTACCTCCCCTCCCACCCGGACTTGGGCAACTACGCGCGGGTGTTTTCCGAGCAGCCGTTCGGGACCTTCTTCATGAACTCGCTGATCGTCAGCGTGCTCAGCACGGCGCTGTGCGTGGCGGTCGCCGTGCCCGCCGCTTACGCGCTGGCGCGGCTGGAGATTCGGGCACGCGGCCTCCTCCTCACCCTCGTCGTCGCCTTTTCCATGCTGCCGGTCGTGAGCCTGCTGGTGCCCCTCTTCCGGCTGATGCGGAGCGGAGGGTTGCTGAACTCCTACCCCGCCCTGATCCTCCCCTACGCGGCGCTGAGCCTGCCCGTCGCCGTCCTCACGCTCGTCGCCTTTTTCAGCGCCATTCCCCGTGACCTCGAATCGGCGGCGATGGTGGACGGCACTTCCCGCGTCGGCGCGATGACCCGGATTGTGCTGCCCCTCAGCCTGCCGGGCGTGGTGACGGCGGCGCTCCTCGTCTTCGTCAACTCGTGGAACGAATTCCTGCTGGCGCTGAGCTTCAACACGCGGCTGAACATGCGAACCGTGTCGGTCGGCGTGACGCTGTACCAGGGGGAGTTCGCTTTCCCGTGGCCTCTGATCAGCGCGGCGGTGGTGATCGCCGTGGTGCCCATCGTCGTGCTGATCGCCGTGTTCCAGAAGCGGTTTGTGGCCGGGCTGACGGCGGGGGGGGTGAAGGCGTGA
- a CDS encoding LLM class flavin-dependent oxidoreductase → MTQPSQSEFLWFLQLSRDGEFIGTREKPPRKPTLPYISSLITTAGEAGFGALLTATNYHSEHENYTAAIAALARTAQTDPGLLIAVRPGMFHPAMYAKMLATAQNLFPGRVRVNIVTGSSPAENAMYGDFEPHAQRYERTREFMTILRQLWTQPPPVSYHSDLFAFENAVLDPPPVQPIPIYFGGASPVAQRIAADLADVYLMWGEREDMLAERLAQMRALEAETGRPLRYGLRTHVIVRETEEEAWQAAERLISRVDPEVRRAFVESYKHVDGVGQLRQIEMLRGLEEGNLLVEPGLWAGVGMARSGVGVALIGNPEQVAAKIRRYEAMGFSSFIFSGYPHLEEARRFGELVMPLLKGQGGEGSRQIHTDTVAPVA, encoded by the coding sequence ATGACCCAACCTTCCCAATCCGAATTCCTCTGGTTCCTCCAGCTCTCCCGTGACGGCGAGTTTATCGGGACCAGGGAGAAGCCGCCGCGCAAGCCCACGCTGCCCTACATCTCCAGCCTGATCACGACGGCGGGGGAGGCGGGGTTCGGCGCACTGCTGACGGCGACGAACTACCACTCCGAGCACGAGAACTACACGGCGGCGATTGCGGCCCTGGCGCGGACGGCGCAGACGGACCCGGGGCTCCTGATTGCCGTGCGGCCCGGCATGTTCCACCCGGCGATGTACGCGAAGATGCTCGCCACGGCGCAGAACCTCTTCCCCGGGCGGGTGCGGGTGAACATCGTGACGGGGAGCAGTCCCGCCGAGAACGCCATGTACGGCGACTTCGAGCCGCACGCCCAGCGGTACGAGCGCACGCGCGAATTCATGACCATCCTGCGCCAACTCTGGACCCAGCCGCCACCCGTCAGTTACCACTCGGATCTCTTCGCCTTCGAGAACGCGGTGCTGGACCCGCCGCCCGTGCAGCCCATCCCGATCTACTTCGGGGGCGCGTCGCCCGTCGCTCAACGGATCGCCGCCGATCTGGCGGACGTATACCTGATGTGGGGCGAGCGGGAGGACATGCTGGCGGAGCGTTTGGCCCAGATGCGGGCGCTGGAGGCGGAGACGGGCCGACCGCTGCGCTACGGCCTCCGCACCCACGTCATCGTGCGCGAGACCGAGGAGGAAGCCTGGCAGGCCGCCGAGCGCCTGATCTCCCGCGTGGACCCCGAGGTGCGCCGCGCCTTCGTGGAAAGCTATAAGCACGTGGACGGCGTGGGCCAACTGCGCCAGATCGAGATGCTGCGTGGCCTGGAGGAGGGCAACCTGCTCGTCGAGCCGGGCCTCTGGGCGGGCGTCGGCATGGCCCGCAGCGGGGTGGGCGTGGCCCTGATCGGCAACCCCGAACAGGTGGCGGCCAAGATTCGGCGCTACGAGGCGATGGGCTTTTCCTCCTTCATCTTCAGCGGTTACCCGCACCTGGAGGAGGCCCGGCGCTTCGGGGAACTCGTCATGCCGCTCCTCAAGGGGCAGGGCGGCGAGGGCTCGCGGCAGATTCACACGGACACGGTGGCTCCGGTCGCTTGA
- a CDS encoding ABC transporter permease, whose product MTVNPDTSALGSPGQQVAAPRRHGGLGLGGAFRIAWRAIIGTPMRSILTALGVIIGVAAVVALTAIGQGSTAGVTRNLESLGTNLLTVQSARGRPGGSLVRGGPQQTVTVKDAEALATAFGSRVAGVAPAAQSSMQAKVGSSNTQVTVIGTWPAYETVRNSPVASGSYFTQADVDSRKRTAVIGSQVVTDLFADGSDPVGQKIRLGAVTFTVVGVLPDKGNSGFGNPNSQVFIPLSTYLQRFSRTNSASGEPTVNNVYIQAADKNDLDGLQADITALLSERHKQTDPSNLDFQVQNQADALASLSSVTTTLTLLVGAIAGISLIVGGIGIMNIMLVSVTERTREIGVRKALGAKPRDILTQFLVEAALLSVGGGVIGLALGIGAAYAGNTFGISPVFSPTPILVAFAFSALVGVFFGYYPAARAARLDPVDSLRYE is encoded by the coding sequence ATGACCGTCAACCCCGACACTTCGGCCCTCGGCAGCCCGGGACAGCAGGTCGCGGCCCCGAGGCGGCACGGCGGCCTGGGCCTGGGAGGGGCCTTCCGCATCGCCTGGCGGGCCATCATCGGCACCCCTATGCGCTCGATCCTCACCGCGTTGGGCGTGATCATCGGCGTGGCGGCGGTCGTGGCCCTCACCGCCATCGGGCAGGGCAGCACGGCGGGCGTGACGCGCAACCTCGAATCGCTGGGGACCAACCTCCTCACCGTGCAGAGCGCGCGGGGGCGGCCCGGCGGCAGCCTGGTGCGCGGCGGCCCCCAGCAGACGGTGACGGTGAAGGACGCGGAGGCCCTGGCGACCGCCTTCGGGAGCCGGGTGGCGGGCGTGGCCCCGGCGGCGCAGAGCAGCATGCAGGCCAAGGTGGGGAGCAGCAACACGCAGGTCACCGTGATCGGCACCTGGCCGGCCTACGAGACGGTTCGCAACAGCCCCGTCGCCAGCGGCAGCTACTTCACCCAGGCCGACGTGGACAGCCGCAAGCGCACGGCGGTCATCGGCTCGCAGGTCGTGACGGACCTCTTCGCGGACGGCAGCGACCCGGTGGGGCAGAAGATTCGCCTCGGCGCCGTCACCTTCACGGTCGTCGGCGTGCTGCCCGACAAGGGGAACAGCGGCTTCGGGAACCCGAACAGCCAGGTGTTCATTCCCCTCAGCACCTACCTCCAGCGTTTCTCCCGCACGAACAGCGCGAGCGGCGAGCCGACCGTGAACAACGTGTACATCCAGGCCGCCGACAAGAACGACCTCGACGGGCTTCAGGCCGACATCACGGCGCTGCTGTCCGAGCGCCACAAGCAGACCGACCCCAGCAACCTCGACTTCCAGGTGCAGAACCAGGCCGACGCCCTCGCCAGCTTGAGCAGCGTGACGACCACCCTGACGCTGCTGGTGGGCGCCATCGCCGGGATCAGCCTGATCGTGGGCGGCATCGGGATCATGAACATCATGCTGGTCAGCGTGACCGAGCGCACCCGCGAGATCGGCGTGCGCAAGGCCCTGGGCGCCAAGCCCCGCGACATCCTCACGCAGTTTCTGGTCGAGGCCGCGCTGCTCTCGGTCGGCGGCGGCGTGATCGGCCTGGCGCTCGGCATTGGGGCCGCCTATGCCGGAAACACCTTCGGCATCAGCCCGGTCTTCTCGCCCACGCCCATTCTCGTCGCCTTCGCCTTCAGCGCCCTCGTCGGCGTGTTCTTCGGGTACTACCCGGCGGCGCGGGCCGCGCGGCTCGACCCGGTGGATAGCCTGCGGTACGAGTAA
- a CDS encoding ABC transporter ATP-binding protein, which produces MSAPAPVVRPPALAVPVVDLQGIHKTYAQGDVVFEALKGVSLQIAQGEMVALMGPSGSGKTTLMQIIGLLDRPGAGTYHLGGRDVTTLSENERAEARNREIGFVFQAFHLLPRQTLLENVEVPLTYAGVPARERRERAMGMLTRVGLADKAGNLPGQISGGQKQRVAIARALAGRPRLLLADEPTGNLDTRTSEEVMALFAELHAEGTTVLIVTHEADIGAYAERVVRVRDGLIERDERQTPHRPGGTA; this is translated from the coding sequence ATGAGCGCGCCCGCCCCGGTGGTCCGCCCACCCGCCCTCGCCGTCCCGGTGGTGGACCTGCAAGGCATCCACAAGACCTACGCGCAGGGCGACGTGGTGTTCGAGGCCCTGAAGGGCGTCAGCCTCCAGATCGCGCAGGGCGAGATGGTCGCGCTGATGGGACCTTCCGGCTCCGGCAAGACGACCCTCATGCAGATCATCGGCCTGCTCGACCGGCCCGGCGCGGGCACGTACCACCTGGGGGGCCGCGACGTGACGACCCTCTCCGAGAACGAGCGGGCGGAGGCCCGGAACCGCGAGATCGGCTTCGTCTTCCAGGCCTTCCACCTGCTGCCCCGGCAGACGCTGCTGGAGAACGTGGAGGTGCCCCTCACCTACGCGGGCGTCCCCGCGCGGGAGCGGCGCGAGCGGGCGATGGGGATGCTGACGCGGGTGGGCCTGGCGGACAAGGCCGGGAACCTCCCGGGCCAGATCAGCGGCGGGCAGAAGCAGCGGGTAGCGATTGCCCGCGCGCTGGCCGGTCGCCCCCGCCTCCTCCTCGCCGACGAGCCGACGGGCAACCTCGACACGCGGACGAGTGAGGAGGTCATGGCCCTCTTTGCCGAGCTGCACGCGGAGGGCACCACCGTCCTGATCGTCACGCACGAGGCGGACATCGGCGCTTACGCCGAGCGGGTGGTCCGGGTGCGCGACGGCCTGATCGAGCGCGACGAGCGGCAGACGCCGCATAGGCCGGGAGGAACTGCATGA